From the Pectobacterium carotovorum genome, one window contains:
- a CDS encoding YciI family protein: MLYAITLYYTSPKDELEKSIDTHKKWLADNIKKGNVIFAGPLDDGTGGFILAYGLDSADMEDILADDPFINLGLVKTEIKAIEPGICSSHFYAEWVGNAKVL; the protein is encoded by the coding sequence ATGCTCTATGCTATTACGCTGTATTACACCAGCCCGAAAGATGAACTTGAAAAGAGTATTGACACACACAAAAAATGGCTGGCGGATAATATTAAAAAAGGCAATGTCATTTTTGCCGGTCCGCTGGACGATGGCACAGGCGGGTTTATTTTAGCCTACGGGTTAGATAGTGCTGACATGGAAGACATTCTGGCGGACGACCCATTCATCAATCTGGGATTAGTTAAGACAGAGATAAAGGCAATCGAACCTGGAATCTGTTCGAGCCATTTCTATGCCGAATGGGTAGGGAATGCGAAGGTGCTGTAA
- a CDS encoding FMN-dependent NADH-azoreductase → MNILHIDSSILENGSVSRQIAADVVNELVKQHPNAVVSYRDVVKDEIRHLTGPIAAGFRQIASSLVDDATLREHQLSEALVAEFLANDVIVIGAPMYNFSVSSQLKSWLDRLAQAGKTFKYTEKGPVGLSGGRTVIVVSSRGGFYTAPPFLDMDFQERYLQGFFRFLGITDIHFVRAEGASKGDEIKNREIQHAKSSIHSVITSIAVQ, encoded by the coding sequence GTGAACATTTTACATATAGACTCCAGTATTCTTGAGAACGGTTCCGTTTCCCGACAGATTGCTGCTGACGTGGTGAATGAGTTAGTCAAACAGCATCCGAATGCCGTCGTCTCTTATCGGGACGTGGTTAAAGATGAAATTCGCCACCTGACTGGGCCGATTGCCGCAGGGTTTCGCCAAATCGCATCCTCTTTGGTAGATGACGCCACGCTGCGTGAACACCAATTATCTGAGGCGTTGGTCGCGGAGTTTCTGGCGAATGACGTGATTGTTATTGGTGCGCCAATGTATAATTTTTCTGTCTCGAGCCAATTGAAATCGTGGCTGGATCGGCTCGCGCAGGCTGGCAAGACCTTTAAATATACGGAAAAAGGCCCGGTAGGTTTATCTGGGGGAAGAACGGTTATTGTGGTTTCTTCTCGCGGTGGTTTTTATACCGCTCCACCTTTTTTAGATATGGATTTTCAGGAACGTTATCTTCAGGGCTTTTTCCGCTTTCTTGGTATTACCGATATTCATTTCGTCCGCGCGGAAGGGGCTTCAAAAGGGGATGAAATAAAGAATCGTGAAATCCAACATGCGAAATCTTCTATTCATTCCGTTATTACATCCATAGCCGTTCAATAA
- a CDS encoding alpha/beta hydrolase, with amino-acid sequence MTHYRINWLGHLAIALGLVLSASVHNVAEAAKINNIVLVHGAFADGSSWSAVTARLQEMGYHVTAVQNPLTSLADDVEATERVLQRQQGDVLLVGHSWGGAVVTQAGNDPKVRGIVYLSALVPDSGESVSDLLQRLKAPMEGMAPDANGLIWLDNPEQYREVMAGDVPLQKAQALAAVQQPIAAKAFGDRVQKAAWKAKPTWYLLTENDKALNPSIQKDIASHIGAKIRTIASSHMSLVSHPEAVADFIDSAAKAVK; translated from the coding sequence ATGACGCATTACCGTATTAACTGGCTAGGCCATCTGGCTATCGCGTTAGGTCTGGTGCTGTCTGCCAGCGTTCACAATGTTGCGGAAGCGGCAAAAATTAACAATATCGTTTTGGTCCACGGTGCCTTTGCCGATGGCTCCAGCTGGTCTGCCGTCACGGCTCGACTACAGGAAATGGGATACCACGTGACGGCGGTGCAAAACCCGCTCACTTCCTTAGCGGATGACGTTGAAGCGACGGAGCGCGTGCTGCAAAGGCAGCAGGGCGATGTGCTGCTGGTGGGGCATTCGTGGGGCGGGGCCGTCGTGACGCAGGCCGGCAATGATCCCAAGGTTCGCGGCATCGTCTATTTGTCGGCGCTGGTGCCAGACAGCGGGGAGTCCGTCTCTGACTTATTGCAGCGTTTGAAAGCGCCGATGGAAGGCATGGCACCGGATGCTAATGGCCTGATTTGGCTGGATAACCCTGAGCAGTATCGTGAGGTGATGGCGGGCGATGTGCCACTGCAGAAAGCGCAGGCGTTGGCTGCGGTGCAGCAGCCGATTGCGGCAAAAGCGTTTGGCGATCGCGTTCAGAAAGCGGCGTGGAAAGCTAAACCGACCTGGTATTTGCTGACGGAGAATGACAAGGCATTAAATCCATCTATTCAGAAAGATATCGCGAGCCATATCGGTGCAAAGATACGCACTATTGCCTCCAGCCATATGTCTCTGGTGTCACACCCGGAAGCTGTCGCGGATTTTATTGATAGCGCGGCTAAAGCAGTTAAATGA